The following proteins are co-located in the Haloarcula marismortui ATCC 43049 genome:
- a CDS encoding double zinc ribbon domain-containing protein, with protein sequence MPESDRTVKCPICDEDFDPTVAGGWCTNPDCGEWKHTDESAADFETDDGVPDDADLIPEGTDEADPMDGRSVAASGEADTPGGNTVDDDSDDEASADAASDTGAPEAEDETVGTTETATEHEMEADTEAEPNTEREHNEADDTPDQPSSDSDGDDEIFDETQEADDDSATITCPDCDRELDADANFCVACGADVQDITPGDDGSLDACPSCDTAVDDDASFCVNCGEDLDAHRGGRDTSTADSTAGSATTAETESESAATGNAVDTLASQSTDDATVPDKLVLSVEGRDITVEDGDRIGREIRAALLDAGRPEDEAVRIHREHVRFDRQSEGYYLVDLGDNPTRLNETQLQKGDREPIQPGDELELSGVVTMTIRAA encoded by the coding sequence ATGCCTGAATCCGACCGCACGGTAAAATGCCCCATATGCGACGAGGACTTTGATCCGACAGTCGCGGGCGGATGGTGCACAAACCCGGACTGTGGTGAGTGGAAACACACCGACGAAAGCGCTGCTGATTTTGAGACTGACGATGGGGTGCCGGACGACGCTGACCTGATACCGGAAGGCACGGACGAGGCGGACCCGATGGATGGCCGGTCGGTGGCGGCTAGCGGCGAAGCCGACACCCCGGGTGGGAACACTGTCGACGATGATAGCGACGACGAAGCATCGGCGGATGCGGCCTCGGACACTGGGGCACCCGAGGCCGAAGACGAGACGGTGGGGACGACGGAGACGGCGACGGAACACGAAATGGAAGCCGACACTGAGGCCGAGCCGAACACCGAGAGAGAACACAACGAGGCCGACGACACGCCGGATCAGCCAAGCAGTGACTCCGATGGGGACGACGAGATATTCGACGAAACTCAGGAGGCAGATGACGATTCGGCAACGATTACCTGTCCGGACTGTGACCGCGAACTCGACGCCGACGCGAATTTCTGTGTCGCTTGCGGTGCCGACGTACAGGACATTACACCGGGGGACGACGGGTCGCTTGACGCGTGCCCGTCCTGTGACACCGCTGTCGACGACGACGCCAGTTTCTGTGTCAACTGTGGGGAGGATTTAGACGCACATCGTGGCGGGCGTGACACGTCGACGGCTGATTCGACAGCAGGGTCGGCAACTACCGCTGAGACAGAGAGTGAGTCAGCAGCTACGGGTAACGCCGTCGACACACTCGCGTCACAGTCCACCGATGACGCAACCGTACCGGACAAACTCGTCCTCTCGGTCGAGGGTCGAGACATCACTGTTGAGGACGGGGACCGCATCGGCCGGGAGATCCGGGCAGCGCTACTGGACGCCGGGCGACCGGAAGACGAAGCGGTTCGAATCCACCGCGAACACGTCCGGTTCGACCGCCAGTCGGAAGGATACTATCTGGTCGACCTCGGGGACAACCCGACGCGGCTGAACGAGACCCAGTTGCAGAAAGGCGACCGGGAACCGATCCAACCGGGCGATGAACTCGAACTGTCAGGTGTTGTGACGATGACGATTCGGGCGGCGTGA
- a CDS encoding alpha/beta hydrolase encodes MSDPHQSQQLVTAGTALSEASAAAVLVHGRGATARSIVQMGAEFQQDGLALLAPQAARNTWYPNSFLSPVEQNEPGRSSGLQAIEDAVTKAAEAGIPTDHVLILGFSQGACLASEFVARNPQRYGGLVALSGGLIGESIDESEYEGDIEETPVFLGCSNVDPHIPEERVHVTASVFERLNGDVEERIYEGMGHGVNEDELAYVSSLTAGLVN; translated from the coding sequence ATGAGCGACCCGCATCAGAGCCAGCAGCTCGTGACTGCGGGAACCGCGCTGTCGGAGGCGAGCGCGGCAGCGGTGCTGGTCCACGGTCGGGGCGCGACGGCTCGGAGCATCGTCCAGATGGGGGCGGAATTCCAGCAGGACGGGCTGGCTCTTCTTGCACCTCAGGCCGCGCGAAACACCTGGTATCCCAACTCGTTCCTCTCGCCGGTCGAGCAGAATGAACCCGGACGGTCATCGGGGCTGCAGGCTATCGAAGACGCCGTCACGAAGGCAGCAGAAGCCGGGATTCCGACTGATCACGTGCTCATCTTGGGCTTTTCACAGGGAGCCTGTCTTGCGAGCGAGTTCGTGGCTCGCAACCCACAGCGCTACGGCGGTCTCGTGGCCCTCAGCGGCGGTCTCATCGGTGAGTCTATCGACGAAAGCGAGTACGAGGGCGACATCGAGGAGACGCCGGTGTTTCTGGGCTGTAGCAATGTCGACCCACACATTCCCGAAGAACGCGTACACGTCACAGCCTCGGTCTTCGAGCGTCTGAACGGGGACGTGGAGGAACGCATCTACGAGGGGATGGGCCACGGCGTGAACGAAGATGAACTGGCGTACGTCTCGTCGCTGACCGCTGGCCTCGTCAATTAG
- a CDS encoding acylphosphatase, which produces MAEGDSITKAAGKSSDMAHTRAHVFVSGRVQGVYYRATTRERAQDQGVNGWVRNLDDGRVEAVFEGPDADVEAMVEFCHEGSERANVTDVEVEYEDPEGVDGFEVRW; this is translated from the coding sequence GTGGCGGAAGGCGACAGTATAACGAAGGCCGCCGGCAAGTCCTCGGATATGGCTCACACGCGAGCACACGTGTTCGTCTCCGGTCGTGTTCAGGGCGTCTATTACAGAGCGACCACGCGGGAGCGCGCACAGGATCAGGGAGTCAACGGATGGGTCCGTAACCTCGACGATGGCCGCGTCGAAGCGGTGTTCGAAGGCCCCGACGCCGACGTAGAAGCGATGGTCGAGTTCTGTCACGAGGGGAGCGAACGCGCGAACGTGACCGACGTCGAAGTCGAGTACGAGGACCCGGAGGGTGTCGACGGCTTCGAAGTCCGCTGGTAA
- a CDS encoding UPF0058 family protein: MKKQELIHLHGLLAQVQNHYEAESGTEVDHDEYEELGVKPTSIHKSKTDHKAAVFAIADGIASEMADETKEPVSAAAD; the protein is encoded by the coding sequence ATGAAAAAGCAGGAGCTCATCCACCTTCACGGCCTGCTTGCACAGGTACAGAACCACTACGAAGCCGAATCCGGGACAGAAGTGGACCACGACGAATACGAGGAACTGGGCGTCAAGCCGACATCGATTCACAAGTCGAAAACAGACCACAAAGCCGCTGTCTTTGCGATTGCTGACGGTATTGCCTCCGAGATGGCCGACGAGACTAAAGAGCCTGTTTCTGCCGCCGCGGACTAA
- a CDS encoding DUF3179 domain-containing protein, with amino-acid sequence MRISRRRFLATVGAGVTLGGAGCVGDEGATAGGGSEPDSSTGTSTASMATDRNDGSEPPTTDSRLHLDYEIGTLEENIVSGGVPKDGIPAIDDPTFADTPPDGLAPDDPVFGVVRNGEAKAYPQYILVHHEIVNDTIAGDPVAVTYCPLTGTAQGFERGPVEFGVSGRLVNSNLTMYDRGTDSWWPQMLATAITGPLTGESLREFRVIWTTWSRWSSAYPETRILTEDTGFSRRYGVDPYGQYNEKRGYYSSTRTLFEPLHSDSRAHPKAVVIGTRTETGGLAFDKETLLRQRVLTGRIDDTPYVAVADTNLASGYVYANPESMSVAASDDGYMIDGTAYDADSLPLDRTLSFDAMWFAWAGFYPESGYVN; translated from the coding sequence ATGAGGATTTCCCGCCGACGATTTCTTGCGACAGTTGGGGCCGGTGTGACGCTCGGCGGCGCAGGCTGTGTTGGGGATGAGGGTGCTACCGCTGGAGGTGGTTCGGAACCCGACTCCAGCACTGGAACCAGCACGGCGTCGATGGCAACTGATCGGAACGACGGCTCAGAACCACCCACAACTGATAGCCGCCTGCATTTGGACTACGAGATCGGGACACTCGAAGAGAATATCGTCAGCGGTGGTGTTCCCAAAGACGGGATTCCAGCCATCGACGACCCGACGTTTGCGGATACGCCCCCGGACGGATTAGCCCCGGACGACCCGGTGTTCGGCGTGGTCCGCAACGGGGAGGCGAAAGCCTACCCGCAGTACATTCTCGTTCACCACGAGATCGTGAACGACACCATCGCCGGCGACCCCGTCGCCGTGACGTACTGTCCGCTGACGGGCACCGCACAGGGGTTCGAGCGTGGTCCAGTGGAGTTCGGCGTCTCAGGGCGGCTTGTGAACTCGAATTTGACGATGTACGACCGGGGCACTGACAGCTGGTGGCCACAGATGCTGGCGACAGCGATTACGGGCCCATTAACTGGCGAGTCGCTGCGGGAGTTCCGGGTCATCTGGACGACATGGAGCCGCTGGTCCAGCGCGTACCCGGAGACACGCATCCTCACCGAAGACACCGGCTTCTCGCGGCGCTACGGTGTCGACCCGTACGGCCAGTACAACGAGAAGCGCGGCTATTATTCGAGCACCCGGACACTGTTCGAACCCCTGCACAGCGACAGTCGCGCTCACCCGAAGGCTGTCGTCATCGGGACCCGGACTGAAACCGGGGGACTCGCGTTCGACAAGGAAACACTGCTGCGTCAGCGCGTGCTGACCGGCCGTATCGACGACACACCGTACGTCGCGGTCGCCGATACCAACCTCGCCAGCGGGTACGTGTACGCGAACCCAGAATCGATGTCAGTTGCAGCGTCGGACGACGGCTACATGATCGACGGGACGGCATATGATGCCGATTCGCTCCCGCTGGACCGCACGCTGTCTTTCGACGCGATGTGGTTCGCCTGGGCCGGCTTCTATCCGGAGAGTGGGTATGTCAACTGA
- a CDS encoding PP2C family protein-serine/threonine phosphatase — protein sequence MRYSTNYDIGDRKRGQGINEDSVSLTVFEEGHRDGYRGQDRPQSQDPATADDSETADATDETAGTETAAYTAADTDGADIDDADTSETDGSGQPMNRSAGVFVVADGAGGHDAGDIASYITTTIVAEHLAPVAIRTARSYPGDFDVDVARDVLPDPPGERELETAVAEAITAAHREIIRYANETGTQSYTTVVAGIYADGKLHYGWVGDSRAYVVNSARETISPLTRDHAVVQEWVDSDEIDPVEAHVHPNGNEITRALGGSGYEDPDEATVGVDTRTVRLYEEDTVLATSDGLIDAQTDAPELYEEYVDSDHAESVAERIRDEVVTDEEIRDVVLGASSLDAASREFVSLANDRGGKDNISVLLFADSALPKTPESGGMPVRDIDPDLDISERDTVIMTDE from the coding sequence ATGAGATACAGCACGAACTACGACATCGGCGACAGGAAGCGAGGACAGGGCATCAACGAGGACAGCGTCTCGCTGACGGTGTTCGAGGAGGGCCATCGGGACGGCTACCGCGGGCAAGACAGACCCCAGTCGCAGGACCCAGCCACAGCAGACGACAGCGAGACGGCGGATGCGACAGACGAGACAGCCGGTACTGAGACGGCGGCGTATACGGCTGCCGACACGGACGGTGCTGACATTGACGACGCGGATACGTCCGAAACCGATGGCAGCGGACAACCGATGAACCGCTCGGCCGGCGTGTTCGTTGTCGCTGACGGGGCCGGCGGGCACGACGCCGGCGACATCGCGTCGTACATCACGACGACTATCGTGGCCGAACACCTTGCTCCTGTGGCGATCCGAACGGCCCGGAGCTATCCCGGTGACTTCGATGTCGATGTGGCCCGTGATGTCCTGCCGGACCCGCCCGGTGAACGGGAACTCGAAACTGCCGTGGCGGAGGCGATTACGGCGGCCCATCGCGAGATTATCAGGTACGCAAACGAGACCGGGACACAGTCCTACACGACAGTTGTCGCGGGGATCTACGCCGACGGCAAACTCCATTACGGCTGGGTCGGTGATAGCCGAGCCTACGTCGTCAACAGTGCCCGTGAGACGATTTCGCCGTTGACCAGAGACCACGCCGTAGTTCAGGAATGGGTTGACAGCGACGAAATCGACCCTGTGGAGGCGCACGTCCACCCCAACGGGAACGAAATCACACGCGCGCTGGGCGGGTCCGGCTACGAGGACCCTGACGAGGCGACTGTCGGGGTGGACACGCGAACGGTCCGGCTGTACGAAGAAGACACGGTGCTGGCGACCAGCGACGGACTCATCGATGCACAGACCGATGCGCCGGAACTGTACGAAGAGTACGTCGATTCGGACCACGCCGAGTCGGTGGCCGAGCGTATCCGCGACGAGGTCGTCACCGACGAGGAAATCCGTGACGTGGTCCTTGGTGCATCGTCCCTCGATGCGGCGAGTCGAGAGTTCGTATCACTGGCAAACGACCGCGGCGGGAAAGACAACATCTCCGTGCTCCTGTTTGCTGACAGTGCGCTCCCGAAAACACCGGAAAGCGGTGGGATGCCAGTTCGAGATATCGATCCGGACCTCGATATTTCCGAACGTGACACAGTGATTATGACAGACGAATAG
- a CDS encoding serine/threonine protein kinase — MTWEPESGDVIAGQYKLAEFLGKGGFAKAFRAKDTETGESVAVKYPNYTESQNDPDIIEEYFKKEVGSLERIRRAGGHENVMDYYDQVTERDVPFLVVQLIVDGIELDEVIDQHGPIDDSEQVRQIGIDLCDAMGFLHENEIVYRDLKPENVMLTPDITPTLIDFNTATGFDATEDPSSGNTGTTILGPFKPREVAEASRTDVRQGPWSDVYSIGKILLFLLKGSVPKKDGVNPQAFGADCDDYLAEIVERATQSHYRDRYRNATVLKEVLERRDPTPPATASVTYIQANRQFTVEPGDTIGRQGASGPPASITIEDPQGEYISSVQVQFDIEDGEWSLHDRSLNGTFVQKGAGWQRVLSEPGRNRLRSEGEDPTDRHGDVPPESVTLTDGDLVSLVHPTYGVTFEFHPEES, encoded by the coding sequence ATGACTTGGGAACCTGAGAGCGGTGATGTCATCGCCGGCCAGTACAAACTTGCGGAATTCCTCGGCAAAGGAGGGTTCGCAAAGGCGTTCCGCGCTAAAGACACCGAGACTGGCGAGTCTGTCGCCGTTAAATACCCCAACTACACCGAATCCCAGAACGACCCCGACATCATCGAGGAGTATTTTAAAAAGGAGGTCGGCTCGCTGGAACGTATCCGCCGGGCCGGCGGCCACGAGAACGTGATGGACTACTACGACCAGGTCACAGAGCGTGACGTTCCATTTCTGGTCGTCCAGCTAATTGTCGACGGGATCGAGCTCGACGAAGTCATCGACCAGCACGGCCCGATCGACGACAGCGAGCAGGTCCGCCAGATCGGTATCGACCTCTGTGACGCGATGGGGTTTCTTCACGAAAACGAGATCGTCTACCGGGACCTGAAACCCGAGAACGTGATGCTCACGCCCGATATCACGCCCACGCTGATCGACTTTAATACGGCGACGGGGTTCGATGCGACGGAGGACCCGTCCTCCGGGAACACCGGGACAACGATTCTGGGGCCGTTCAAGCCCCGGGAAGTCGCTGAAGCCAGCCGAACCGACGTTCGGCAGGGCCCCTGGTCGGACGTGTACTCGATCGGAAAAATCCTCCTGTTCCTGCTCAAAGGGAGCGTTCCGAAAAAGGACGGCGTGAACCCGCAGGCGTTTGGGGCCGACTGCGACGATTATCTGGCTGAAATTGTCGAGCGGGCCACGCAGTCACACTACCGCGACCGATACCGGAACGCGACCGTCCTCAAAGAGGTCCTCGAACGACGAGATCCAACGCCGCCCGCGACGGCGTCGGTGACGTACATTCAGGCGAACAGGCAGTTCACTGTCGAACCGGGCGACACTATCGGGCGACAGGGCGCAAGCGGCCCCCCGGCATCGATAACAATCGAAGACCCACAGGGAGAGTACATCTCCTCGGTGCAGGTACAGTTCGATATCGAGGACGGCGAGTGGTCTCTCCACGACCGGAGTCTCAACGGGACGTTCGTCCAGAAAGGGGCTGGTTGGCAGCGGGTCCTCTCTGAACCCGGACGTAACCGCCTGCGCTCTGAGGGCGAGGACCCGACCGACAGACACGGTGATGTGCCCCCCGAGTCAGTGACACTGACTGACGGCGATCTGGTGTCGCTGGTTCATCCGACCTACGGGGTCACGTTCGAGTTCCATCCGGAGGAGTCATGA
- a CDS encoding DNA-3-methyladenine glycosylase family protein, giving the protein MEQGVIDVGSLAGGIDLQATVESGQSYLWDRDDGKMYQRDGATGGDAWYWTTVRRDGSPEVIRVRQQDGMLEWESTVDAEADLRRLLRLDDDLAAIRSTAPDDDVVQSAYETFWGMRLVQDPPFGSLISFICSAQMRVARIHSMQQALRDAFGEEVEFGGRTYSAYPTPSALAETTEERLRDLGLGYRAPYVQRTAEMVAGGEADPEEAVGLDYEDARESLTRFVGVGDKVADCVLLFSLDYLEAVPLDTWIRTTIEEYYPECERGNYADTSRAIRGALGGEYAGYTQTYLFHYLRTGSNED; this is encoded by the coding sequence ATGGAACAGGGCGTCATCGATGTCGGGTCGCTGGCAGGCGGTATCGATTTGCAGGCAACTGTCGAGAGCGGGCAGTCCTACCTCTGGGACCGCGATGACGGCAAAATGTATCAGCGCGATGGGGCAACTGGTGGGGACGCATGGTACTGGACAACAGTCCGCCGCGATGGGTCACCGGAGGTCATCCGCGTCCGACAGCAAGATGGAATGCTCGAATGGGAATCGACAGTCGACGCCGAAGCGGACCTCAGGCGACTCCTTCGGCTTGACGACGACCTCGCTGCAATTCGCTCGACAGCACCGGACGACGACGTGGTCCAGTCGGCCTATGAGACGTTCTGGGGGATGCGACTGGTTCAGGACCCTCCGTTTGGGTCCCTCATCTCGTTCATCTGTTCGGCCCAGATGCGTGTCGCCAGAATCCACAGTATGCAGCAGGCACTCCGTGACGCATTCGGCGAGGAGGTCGAGTTCGGCGGGCGAACGTACAGTGCCTATCCGACGCCATCGGCGCTGGCCGAAACGACAGAAGAACGACTCCGGGACCTCGGGCTGGGCTATCGTGCGCCGTACGTCCAGCGCACTGCGGAGATGGTCGCAGGCGGCGAGGCCGACCCCGAAGAAGCCGTCGGCCTCGACTACGAGGACGCCAGAGAATCGCTCACCCGCTTTGTCGGCGTCGGCGATAAGGTCGCAGATTGCGTGTTGCTGTTCTCGCTTGACTACCTCGAAGCGGTCCCGCTAGACACCTGGATCCGGACGACAATCGAGGAGTATTATCCAGAATGTGAGCGGGGGAACTACGCCGACACGTCGCGGGCCATCCGGGGCGCACTGGGTGGTGAGTACGCCGGCTACACGCAAACGTATCTGTTTCATTACCTCCGAACGGGCAGCAACGAGGACTGA
- a CDS encoding DUF555 domain-containing protein, whose amino-acid sequence MNCRVVVEAAVPVYDVASADEAVRIAISKTGEMLNPDLNYVEINMGDRHCPHCGETLEPAFLAADESLVALELEMTVFNVERDEHAARIARKEIGQRLENIPLDVLEIEEIPEESDETTEDESSSAESEADADDPPSDQSADESDDVLPEFEELIDE is encoded by the coding sequence ATGAATTGCCGAGTTGTTGTCGAGGCCGCAGTCCCAGTGTACGACGTGGCATCTGCGGACGAGGCAGTTCGTATCGCCATCTCGAAAACAGGGGAGATGCTGAACCCTGACCTCAACTACGTCGAGATCAACATGGGGGATCGGCACTGTCCACACTGCGGTGAGACACTGGAACCCGCGTTTCTCGCAGCTGATGAGAGTCTCGTCGCACTCGAACTGGAGATGACCGTGTTCAACGTCGAACGAGACGAACATGCCGCCCGAATTGCACGCAAGGAGATCGGGCAACGGCTCGAGAATATCCCGCTCGACGTGCTCGAAATCGAGGAGATTCCAGAGGAGTCCGACGAGACGACAGAAGACGAGTCCTCGTCCGCAGAGTCGGAAGCTGACGCCGATGACCCGCCGTCGGACCAATCCGCGGACGAATCGGACGACGTGTTACCCGAGTTCGAGGAATTAATCGACGAGTAG
- a CDS encoding zinc-ribbon domain-containing protein, translating to MERGRLGLELRESAALLRTETWLFVGVGLAWLVYGGWVLATGLLLAQFSGLEQTVLVTLAGRTVSLRTVLAGGLWLVGPSLATVVLINRRLRNRHGNLADAYRLDHPSVLLAIPGSVLLGCLLVSLILGQRRPLTVIALFGTVHLVVRTVAYGHRVYTLSVPTFLSLLVFVSAVSLSTGWLVQTVTAPGVLSALSPWLTQTGISPVVETALQLTGVQPAQATPLLVAVPGVLASAYLFFQLLAGTVVRIRAPLSNPQRRPDQRFPIMPPVRTAESGTERPTAERTVNAESDSREQTGDRADTADTGSDEESPGHTGTRVFSPDEVPAAEPPAHESAPDNAQSSDSGEEPETAGDDSGTDTDSETAGPDDTNKAASATDEAWMDDTSVFTPGGRDAGQSYCSECGESLPPDADTCPSCGNPVDG from the coding sequence ATGGAGCGTGGTCGACTGGGGTTGGAACTCCGCGAGTCCGCTGCACTACTGCGAACTGAAACCTGGCTGTTTGTGGGTGTCGGTCTGGCATGGCTCGTCTACGGTGGCTGGGTGCTTGCGACGGGGCTGCTGTTGGCGCAGTTCTCGGGACTCGAACAAACTGTTCTTGTGACACTTGCTGGCCGAACTGTTTCGCTACGCACTGTGCTTGCCGGCGGTCTTTGGCTCGTCGGTCCGTCACTGGCGACCGTCGTCCTCATTAACCGACGGCTCCGGAACAGGCACGGCAACCTTGCCGACGCGTATCGGCTGGACCACCCGAGTGTGTTGCTCGCTATCCCCGGCAGTGTGCTCCTTGGCTGCCTGCTGGTAAGTCTCATTCTCGGTCAGCGACGCCCGCTCACGGTGATTGCACTGTTCGGAACAGTGCATCTGGTCGTCCGGACCGTCGCGTACGGCCACCGCGTGTACACACTTTCGGTCCCCACATTCCTGTCGCTGCTGGTGTTTGTAAGCGCAGTCTCGCTTAGTACTGGGTGGCTGGTCCAGACGGTCACCGCACCAGGCGTATTGTCGGCGCTGTCCCCGTGGCTGACCCAGACTGGCATCAGTCCCGTGGTTGAAACAGCGCTCCAACTGACCGGTGTCCAGCCAGCACAGGCCACACCCCTGTTAGTTGCCGTCCCGGGTGTGCTGGCGAGTGCGTACCTCTTCTTCCAGCTGCTCGCCGGGACCGTCGTCAGAATTCGCGCGCCGCTTTCGAACCCGCAGCGCCGTCCGGACCAGCGATTCCCGATTATGCCACCGGTCAGGACGGCGGAAAGCGGCACCGAGCGTCCAACTGCCGAGCGGACTGTCAACGCTGAATCAGACTCTCGGGAACAGACTGGGGACAGGGCTGACACCGCAGATACTGGTAGCGACGAAGAGTCACCGGGACACACCGGGACCCGAGTGTTTTCGCCCGACGAGGTCCCGGCGGCGGAACCGCCCGCTCACGAATCGGCACCGGACAACGCGCAGTCATCGGATAGTGGGGAAGAACCGGAAACGGCGGGTGACGACAGCGGGACAGACACTGATTCGGAGACAGCGGGGCCCGACGATACGAATAAGGCTGCTTCAGCAACCGACGAAGCGTGGATGGATGATACGTCCGTCTTCACGCCGGGCGGCCGGGACGCCGGGCAGTCGTACTGTAGCGAGTGCGGCGAGTCGCTGCCGCCCGACGCGGACACCTGTCCGTCCTGTGGCAACCCTGTCGACGGGTGA
- a CDS encoding vWA domain-containing protein → MTATVVSEVNRPYVPTGGAKLTAEIEVEPGRLEEPPTRQIALCIDASGSMAGNDIEQARAGAEWVFGLLDEDDYVSIIAFDNEVTTVLAPTRWGTISRETAVDAVADISAGGGTDMYSGLLEAKASLQDLPTDDNTARRVLLLSDGKDNSHDPEAFGTLAREIDTEGIRIKAAGIGSDYREETIRTLGTVARGEWTHLDAAGDIESFFGDAVEEAGTVVAPDARLELDVADGVEVSEVYRSLPQTQSVNPDWEDNTAVVPLPDLLDRETQRVVLKIHAPANDPQDAVSLADVTLHAGGETTRESITVDYTDDESKLAEHNEQVDVDHRQTVIKTELGKGNVAEAQTQLERMTRIHGEDTEAVQTAERETRIVMEGGRKEQNRATKIVTDEGIQK, encoded by the coding sequence ATGACCGCTACTGTCGTGAGCGAGGTCAACCGACCCTACGTGCCGACGGGCGGGGCGAAACTGACTGCTGAAATCGAAGTCGAGCCCGGACGGCTGGAGGAACCACCCACGCGACAGATTGCCCTCTGTATCGACGCCAGTGGGTCGATGGCCGGTAACGACATCGAGCAGGCACGTGCCGGCGCTGAGTGGGTGTTCGGACTCCTCGACGAGGACGACTACGTCTCGATCATCGCCTTCGACAACGAGGTTACGACAGTACTTGCGCCGACGCGGTGGGGCACTATTTCGCGCGAAACGGCAGTAGACGCGGTCGCTGACATCTCTGCTGGCGGGGGCACTGATATGTACAGCGGCCTGCTGGAAGCGAAGGCGTCCCTGCAGGATTTACCGACCGACGACAACACGGCCCGGCGGGTCCTGCTCCTCTCTGACGGGAAGGACAACTCCCACGACCCGGAAGCGTTCGGGACGCTAGCTCGCGAAATCGACACTGAGGGTATCAGAATCAAGGCGGCCGGCATCGGGAGCGACTACCGCGAGGAGACGATCCGGACGCTCGGGACCGTTGCCCGCGGCGAATGGACACATCTGGATGCTGCCGGTGACATCGAGTCGTTCTTCGGCGACGCAGTCGAGGAGGCCGGGACCGTTGTCGCTCCCGACGCTCGTCTCGAACTCGACGTGGCTGACGGCGTTGAGGTGAGCGAGGTGTACCGCTCACTCCCACAGACGCAGTCCGTGAACCCCGACTGGGAGGACAACACGGCCGTCGTGCCGCTGCCCGACCTGCTTGACCGGGAGACCCAGCGGGTCGTGCTAAAGATACACGCTCCGGCTAACGACCCGCAAGACGCTGTGTCCCTGGCGGATGTCACACTGCACGCCGGCGGCGAGACGACGCGGGAATCAATCACCGTCGACTACACCGACGACGAGTCGAAACTGGCAGAACACAACGAACAGGTCGATGTGGACCACCGGCAGACCGTTATCAAGACGGAACTCGGCAAGGGCAACGTCGCCGAAGCCCAGACACAACTGGAGCGGATGACGCGCATCCACGGCGAGGACACCGAGGCCGTCCAGACAGCAGAGCGAGAGACGCGTATCGTGATGGAAGGCGGGCGCAAGGAGCAAAACAGGGCGACGAAAATTGTCACTGACGAGGGCATCCAGAAGTGA